ACACTGATTTTTATCAAATTACAAATAAATAAATTTTAAAGGATTTTCTGAGTTATGTCACCAAACCTGTTCCTTTTACAGAAAAACAAGATCCATGCACCACTATGAGCAACCGAAAGTGGAGCTCAGAATGGATCTTAACTCCTTCAAACACCCTCAATCGGCCATCGGTATAAAGACATTTATCTTATATATTAAAGAAGACTTCTATTGAGAGGCTTTTGTATATTGGTTATTAAGGCTGATATCATTAAAAGGCATATAGCAACTTATTATATATAGAATAGTTTATTTGGTAGCAATATATAATAATCCTCAGTAAGACATTCTTGCTGTAGAATCTATCGGGAAGAAACTGTTCTGTGTAGTTGGGTGAGGTGAAACAACTCTTGGTTTCTAATCCACCTTTACCTCTATTATATCATTAAGATCGGTTGTAAAATGCTTGGAAATTTTTTCTTGCTTCATCTTCCAGACACGAGTATCCTGTGAAGCCAGCCTGATCTTTTGTCTTCCATATTTCGCATTCACCTTGTCTACTGCCGCCATCAGAGGAGCATGTCTGGAATCAGAGTTGAAGAAGAGCGACCGTTGAACATTCTTTTCCTGCACAAAGTCCATCAGTACCACCCCTGCACGCTTGTAGAGATACCCCTTCCTGTATATTTTCTTAAGCCCTTCGACTGCAAACTTCACAATCTCCATGGACGAAGAGGTGGCAAAAGGCAGCTTCACCACAATACTGTTAGTATACTGTTCATCCGGTTCTCGGAATCTATTGGTTTCAATGAATACAAGTAGCGACTGACATAACGAATGTTGCTGTCTCAATTTCTCTGCCCCTACAACGGAGAAGGTGGTTATTCTTTCGTTCACCTCCTCAAACTTTCCGTATTCGTGTTCAAATGTCCGGGTGGTGGCTATACTCTGCTTCAGCTCCACCGGTTCCATCTCCAGCCTCGATATTCCGTTAAGCTCGTCCTGCAGTCGCAACCCCACAATCGTCATATATTTCAACACCCATGCTTTGCTCAGCTGCGTAAACTCATAGGCAGTGGTTACCCCTTGCGCTTTCAGTTTTTTCGATCCTCTTCTGCCTATCCCCCATACGTCCTCCACCGATAGCCATTTCAGAGCCTTGATTCTTTTCTCCTCCGAGTCAATCACGTAAGCCCCTCCCGTCCGTTCCGGAAACTTCTTGGCAATTCTGTTTGCCAACTTTGCCAATGCTTTTGTAGGAGCAATTCCCACGCTGACGGGAATCCCCGTCCATTTCAACACATGCGTTCG
The Bacteroides sedimenti genome window above contains:
- a CDS encoding Y-family DNA polymerase, which translates into the protein MFALVDCNNFYASCERVFNPALRKKPIVVLSNNDGCVIARSNEAKELGIPMGAPAYQYQYLFERHHIEVFSANFPLYGDMSHRVMSILSGYTPNQEIYSIDECFLDLAGVKLDLHEYGLKMRTHVLKWTGIPVSVGIAPTKALAKLANRIAKKFPERTGGAYVIDSEEKRIKALKWLSVEDVWGIGRRGSKKLKAQGVTTAYEFTQLSKAWVLKYMTIVGLRLQDELNGISRLEMEPVELKQSIATTRTFEHEYGKFEEVNERITTFSVVGAEKLRQQHSLCQSLLVFIETNRFREPDEQYTNSIVVKLPFATSSSMEIVKFAVEGLKKIYRKGYLYKRAGVVLMDFVQEKNVQRSLFFNSDSRHAPLMAAVDKVNAKYGRQKIRLASQDTRVWKMKQEKISKHFTTDLNDIIEVKVD